CTTCAATTATTTTAACCAAGAGAATCCAATTGAAGTTTTTAAACAATCCGAGCAAAATGCTCAGGTGTTGAGATATGGTGAAAACCCGCACCAAAAAGGTATTTTCTTTGGCGACCTGGATAACATGTTCGACAAATTAAATGGTAAAGAGCTTTCGTACAACAATCTGGTTGATGTAGATGCAGCTGTCGCTTTAATCGACGAATTTGAACAACCCACATTTGCTATTCTAAAACACACAAATGCTTGTGGGGTTGCATCAAGACCAACAATTAAACAAGCTTGGTTAGATGCTTTGGCCTGTGATCCGGTTTCAGCATTTGGCGGGGTTTTAATCACCAACGGCGAAGTGGATGGTACAACAGCAACAGAGATCAATAATTTATTCTTCGAGGTCTTAATCGCACCTTCTTATTCGGAGGAAGCAATTGCTATTCTTACCGCCAAGAAAAATAGAATTATCTTGGTTCGTAAAGATGTAAAACTACCTAGCCAACAGTTCAAAACCTTATTGAATGGTGTCATTCTTCAAGATAAGGACAATACAATCGAAGGACCTGAGCAAATGGTAACAGTAACAACTGTAACACCTACAGCTGAACAATTGGAAGATTTATATTTTGCGAATAAGATTGTAAAACATACAAAATCCAATACCATTGTCTTTGCTAAAAATGGTACATTGTTAGCATCGGGTGTTGGGCAAACATCAAGAGTCGATGCCTTAAAGCAAGCAATTGAAAAAGCAGTTTCATTTGGTTTCGACCTACAAGGTTGTTCAATGGCATCAGATGCTTTCTTTCCTTTCCCTGACTGTGTAGAAATTGCATCTGGGGCGGGTATTGCAGCCGTATTGCAACCAGGTGGTTCTATCAAAGATCAATTATCCATTGATATGGCTAATGAAAAAGGAATTGCAATGGTAACCACAGGTGTGAGACATTTCAAACATTAAGAACGATCCAATCGCCTCATAAAAAAAGCTACTTTTTACAAAGTAGCTTTTTTTATTTGTTTACCTGCCAGCCCAAGCGTTCTGATTTGTATCGTTCTATTTCTTCCGAAAGTTTCCGGATAGCATAGGCAACAATAGCAACATCATCTAACCAACCACCTACAGCAATAAAATCCGGAATAGCATCTACCGGAGAGACCACGTAAATAATCGTTCCGATAATAATGGATAGATTCCAGCTGTTCATTTTGAACTTCCCAGTGATTGCATCCTTGCACATGGCGATCAGCAATTTAAAATCACCGACATAGCTTCCTAGATTTTTTGCCTTAGATTCCGCCTGTGACAGCTCCGCTTCAGTGATTTTACGATGTCTAAAACGTTCAAACATACCTGTTGCAATCTTTTTGATTCTACTGTTCATAATTCAAAATTATCAATATTTTTTAATTAAGCCAAATTGTTCCCTTCGTCCTAATAGTCTCCCATTATCGTGATTTGCAAATCAGCATTGATCATAATAGCGATTGAATCCGCCTCAATAAAGTAAACGGATTCACTTTTTTGAATGCAAACTACGGGCCATCCCTCTTTCACCCAGTGACACGTCCCAATAACCTACTGACCACAAAACTGACCAAGGGGCGCAATGCAGCCATTAGCACAGTCTGTACGATCTCCCAAAAAATTTATCCAGATGGAACAGATCGTACCACCTAATGCCGAAATACAGATATCATTCCATTTCATTGGCCTCCTCCTTTCCAGGTCGGATTTCTAAACTCTGTCCTTTTGGATTTTCGTCCGTTAATTGTTCCAACATTGCGGTCTCCTTATCCCAAGTCTGATGGGTCACCTTGTGGGAGCTTTTTTCATCTTCCAGCACTGTTTCTAGAATTCCCAATCCAACACTGATGTACTTTAAAATATTCATTGCTTTGGCAGGCAATTTTATGGGTGCTATCAAAACCACTCGATTCCGTGGCGGATTGACCAGATCGAACGAAGTATAAAAAACCATAAGAAGAGCATTTAAACTCTCCTAGGTTAATTATTCATCTGGTCAAAGTCGTCCGAGTTGACTGGGCATCGATTTTCGAATTTATCTAGTCATTGATGTCAAAATCTATACTCTATCGAGGTATAAGCTATAAAAAAACTAGAGCTGGGGAACTAAAGTTGCTAATAAAAAGCTATTACTTTTAGCTATAATTTAAATTTGCATCCTAAAGAGAGCCTAAAAAGGCGAATGTTTCCTCCGTTAAATTGTGTCATTTCAATATTTCCAGAATTATAATATAATTTATCTATTCCTTCTTTTACATTGTCAACTTGATAGGTTCCCGAAAATACTAAATCTAGGAACGAATTGATATTACGCGATATCTGTATTGAATTTTTAATTGTAATACCTGTGGCTTCGTGGGCGAAGCTCCTTGGGTGCATATATATAGCAAAGAGATTCCAATTGGCGTCGGCTGAATAAGTGAGCTTATTTATTGAAGCCGAATAAATCAAATTTAGTTTCTTGAGAAGTTTAAAATCCATTAACAGATAAGGGCCAAAGGCATTCGTCGCTGCCTTATAACTGCTTTTTAATGATGAAACCTCATCAGAGGTTAACATATATTTTTGTTTTCGCGATGAATAACTTACTCCGAAATAAAAATTTAATATACTCGCCTTCCATATATTGTAAATAATAGAAAAGCCAGCATTTTGAGAATAACCAGTGTTGCTCTGAAAATTTAAATTGTATGTTTCGGACTGTTGATTATCCTCGCTATAATCTATATCTGTACCACTGCCATGGATTGTTCTATAAGCTCCAGCATTAGCAATTAGTAAAATTTTTTTGATTTTCACTTCTCCAATTATCTGAGTACCCAAAGATGTAATATCTTTAAACTTTAATTGAGAGAGAATGTTAGGGTTTTGACCGCTCATGTCTCCTGCAATTGACCATTTTAAATTATTACCCTCAATACCACTATGAAAGGAAATTGACGAAGAAACCTGACCATAAGCATTTATAATTAGAAAAATGCATCCAAATAGGGTACTACATAATTTTGCCTTTAGTGACTTACAATATCTATTCATCATTTATATTATACTAATAAGTATCCCAATACTTATAATGGAAAATGAATATCTGTTTTCTGAATTTAATTATTTTTTTCTTATCATCACTATCCTATACTCTTTTACCATTCAGATATATCTTGTCTTAGACAACTGTTCCGTTATTATTGATCAATTCCACTTTTAGTTCATCCGGTGGGAAACCATCTTCATTATAATCTAATTTCAAAAAATGAGGTTTAATAAGACGGGGGAAAATCAAGGAGAGATGGTTTTTTCCATCAACCTCCATAATTGTGAAGTAATTAGGAGATAGGATATCAGGTGCCAGTTTCCCTTTTGTCGGCGAAGGACTTATATCATTATTGCCATAAGATTCAAGCTTTAATTTATTTTTGTCGATTTTATCTGATATTTCTAAGTCCTGATTGAGTAGATCTTCATTGTTTTCATTTACAATAGCAACTTCTATCATAGTATCTGATTTAAAATAAGAATCCTCTTTAGAGCAGCCTATACTAAGCAATAATGCACAAAAAATTAAGAGCATATTTTTCATAACCTTAATAATTTACTTGTAATTGAGTATTTAAATATGGCATAAACATATGAAATTTTTATTTTCTACAGGCTATATTATTTCGCGTTATACACTTTTGTGTAGCTTTTAAATTAAATTTATTGTATACCAATATCTAAACAAAACAACCTTTACAATAATTTGTTTCTTTAAAAACTAATATAAATTAAATATGAGAAAGAATATTTTTATATCCTTACTTGCATCAGTCATTTTGTTTGCAAATTGTAGTAAGGACGAATCGAGAAAAGCGGTAGAAGAAAATACTATCCAAAACAGTGATGAATTAATTAAATCTAAACTTAAATTACTAGGTTTTAATAATAAAGATGTAATTATTAGTGGAGACACAATTATTGTTGAAGGCGATATTATTCTGTTTAAGTCTAAACTATTAGACAAAACAACTCGACCAAGACAAGCAACTACACATCAGTTTCCCTATATAAGGAGTGCTGATATGAATCTAAATATCTATATCCAACCCCAATCCAGTGGGGGGTTTACAACTGCTGAAATAAACGTAATTAAGGCTGCAATAAACCAGTATTTACAATCCAACTTTCCACCATCTATGGGAATTGTTTCTATAAACTATACTACAAATAGTGCTGACCCGAAAAATATAAGAGTTGTCCCGGGAAACTTACCTACGAGTACATGTGGAAGGGCAACAGCACCTACTTCAGTAACCGAGAATGGTTTATTGTTTACTAAAATTGGGGGAGATTTGTTAATTAATTTGAATTCTTTTAGGAATAATCTTGATAATTCGCAAAAGACATATTTAATTGTTCATGAATTTGGACACATGCTCGGCTTTAGGCACACCAACTGGAGAAGCGATGAGCCTGAATTTGTAGATGGTGTAGGGGCGTATACTGTCCCATTTACAGGCAACAGCACTGCAAATCCCGACCCTAACTCTGTATTTAATTCATTTGGATGCGGCATTTATTGGGCAGGTTTTTCAGCATGGGACATACAGGCCATTAAATATGTTACCAGAGGTACTACTTCTAGTTAAGAATTAATTAATATCAGTTGTGTTTGATAACATCAAGTCTGCATATGTTTAATTTGCAGGCTTTTGTTATTTAATGTATCTATAATAAAAACCAATTTTAGCTTAATTTGGTTTTTAGGGAAAACATCTTGTAATAGAATGTTTTAATAACTCCTTTTGCTACTAATTTCGAGTTCGTAAAAACGAACTTTTTTTTGTAGTGTCTGAAAGTTAAAAAATCGCCAAAATAAAGGGAATAATTAGTAAAAAAATAGTTTGTTTTGAAGTTTGTCGGTAGACTTACATCTAAATATTTCAGTCTAGGACAGATGTTCCTCAAACGGTTCTGCAAAGATTATCAGAAATGTAAAACAAAAGATATCAGGAAAGGACACAAGTTTCACTATTTCTAGACTATGGACAGCAGGTATATTTCAAAATAGAATGTCTTACAATTAATCCACAGCTCTTACAAGGTTACCATAGCGTTTATTGCTTTTTTTGACCATTATCGCGAACAAACATTTTTCTAAATACGAGACGGTTCTTCTTTTTCTTTTCCACTATAAAGGCTAACTATATCACAAGAAATATCAATATTCAAAAGGAATATAGGCTCAACTGGTATAATCCAAAGCTTATTGTTCAATTTCAGACATACCGAGCTAAAAAATAAAAACTCAAAATAAAGAGCACTACATGCCTTCAATTTTCTACTAAAAGACTAGTTTTCTGTAAAATTGGATATTCTTATACTCTAAAGAATATCCAATTTTATTATTTTTACAACTTACTGTAGCAAAGTGTGGGTCAGCTCCGTATAATAGACAACACGAGCGCAATGTGTTTTACACAAAAAAAGATTTTAATATTACACGGTTATGAAAAACTATAGATTATTTAATTTTATTGCCATCACAGTAGCGATATTCTTATTATCCAGCTGCCTGAAAGATAATGACGACCAACGGATTCCAAGAGCTCTTTTTACCATGGTCAATGGCTATAGTGATGCTAATGCGGTCATCTATTACGCCGACGGGGGGCCTTTACAAAATCTAAATTACCCTCTGGAGTTTAAAAGCTATAACCCAATAGTTGGCTTATTCACTGGGGCTAGAAAAATAGCCGTTTCTGCAGAATATAACAATGTCCTTGTTGATACAACAGTTACAATCAAAGACAGTACAATTTATACGTCATTTGTTTATGGCAACAAAGCGAAGCCAGTCCAAGTCATCACAACGGATAAAGTCAATAAAGATATTAAGAACACAGAATCTGGTTTACGTTTCTTTAATTTTGCTGAGGGAACCGACCAAGTAACCCTTCAAATTGGTAGCCAAACTTCTCCGACGGAATGGACCAACCGCGCAAAAGAAACACAAAATTCGGCGACTGCCCATCAAGGTTTTATTGCACAAAAAAGTGGAACCTTTACTATTATAGCGAAAGATAAAGCCGGAAAAACCATCGCTACTCGCAAGGATATCAAATTGGTTGAAAATTATTACTATTCATTGATATTGATCGGTAAGGCCAATGATGAGAAAAAACCATTGTACCTTGGTTTGGTACCACAGGCTGCAAATTAAAATACCCCGTTTTCTATATACTGAAAAAGACCATCGCATTCATGTGATGGTCTTTCTTTATTTTGAACAATGATTCTATCTCTATAACGGGATAGCCCTTTTCCATTAAACACTAAGGGGTTTCTTTGGGAGCAACTTTAGAGACAACATAGATATCCTCATTATCTTTCTTCATCTTATATTTCTCCCGTGCGATACGTTGCACCTCCTGCGGATTGGATCGAATGTCGTTTATTGTTTTTATAATCGCTGCATTCTCCTTCAGATAAAAGGATCGTTCCGTCTCCAGGTTGGCCTTTTGCTTTTGATAGCTGTATTGTGTCGCAAAATCATTTCGATCAAAAAACAACATCCACACCAAAAAAGCCAAAGTGGCTAATAAATACTTATTTCTTATTAAAGACCATAATCGTTGCATAGGACAAAAATACTATTTAGCTTTTATACTCCCGATATTTTCTTCCAAAGTTAAACATCTTTAATAAAGATATGGAATAATGTACTCAAATTCATCATATACTTAGAATAATCTTATCTTTAACAATTCGAAACAACATTAATATTCCGATGAAATATCCGTATTTGAAAAGCATAAATAGCCTTAAAAATAATGTGGATATTCCATATGGCCATTAAAGAATAAATCATTTACATATGAAATACTATCTCATTGCTGGCGAAACATCAGGTGACCTACATGGAGCCAATCTCATCAAAGCACTTAAAATAGAGGATCCCACGGCTACATTCAAAATAGTTGGTGGTGATTTGATGCAGGAA
The window above is part of the Sphingobacterium sp. ML3W genome. Proteins encoded here:
- a CDS encoding septum formation initiator family protein; translation: MQRLWSLIRNKYLLATLAFLVWMLFFDRNDFATQYSYQKQKANLETERSFYLKENAAIIKTINDIRSNPQEVQRIAREKYKMKKDNEDIYVVSKVAPKETP
- a CDS encoding M57 family metalloprotease, with translation MRKNIFISLLASVILFANCSKDESRKAVEENTIQNSDELIKSKLKLLGFNNKDVIISGDTIIVEGDIILFKSKLLDKTTRPRQATTHQFPYIRSADMNLNIYIQPQSSGGFTTAEINVIKAAINQYLQSNFPPSMGIVSINYTTNSADPKNIRVVPGNLPTSTCGRATAPTSVTENGLLFTKIGGDLLINLNSFRNNLDNSQKTYLIVHEFGHMLGFRHTNWRSDEPEFVDGVGAYTVPFTGNSTANPDPNSVFNSFGCGIYWAGFSAWDIQAIKYVTRGTTSS
- a CDS encoding YkvA family protein is translated as MNSRIKKIATGMFERFRHRKITEAELSQAESKAKNLGSYVGDFKLLIAMCKDAITGKFKMNSWNLSIIIGTIIYVVSPVDAIPDFIAVGGWLDDVAIVAYAIRKLSEEIERYKSERLGWQVNK
- the purH gene encoding bifunctional phosphoribosylaminoimidazolecarboxamide formyltransferase/IMP cyclohydrolase; translated protein: MNHPVKIKNALVSVYYKDGLAPLVELLNKYGVTFYSTGGTETFIKDLGIDVVPVEDLTSYPSILGGRVKTLHPKVFGGILARRPLESDQQQLAQYEIPEIDLVIVDLYPFEETVASGASEQDIIEKIDIGGISLIRAAAKNFNDVVIISSKNDYKALEEILANQEGNTSLEQRKEFAKRAFNTSSHYDTAIFNYFNQENPIEVFKQSEQNAQVLRYGENPHQKGIFFGDLDNMFDKLNGKELSYNNLVDVDAAVALIDEFEQPTFAILKHTNACGVASRPTIKQAWLDALACDPVSAFGGVLITNGEVDGTTATEINNLFFEVLIAPSYSEEAIAILTAKKNRIILVRKDVKLPSQQFKTLLNGVILQDKDNTIEGPEQMVTVTTVTPTAEQLEDLYFANKIVKHTKSNTIVFAKNGTLLASGVGQTSRVDALKQAIEKAVSFGFDLQGCSMASDAFFPFPDCVEIASGAGIAAVLQPGGSIKDQLSIDMANEKGIAMVTTGVRHFKH
- a CDS encoding DUF4397 domain-containing protein, encoding MKNYRLFNFIAITVAIFLLSSCLKDNDDQRIPRALFTMVNGYSDANAVIYYADGGPLQNLNYPLEFKSYNPIVGLFTGARKIAVSAEYNNVLVDTTVTIKDSTIYTSFVYGNKAKPVQVITTDKVNKDIKNTESGLRFFNFAEGTDQVTLQIGSQTSPTEWTNRAKETQNSATAHQGFIAQKSGTFTIIAKDKAGKTIATRKDIKLVENYYYSLILIGKANDEKKPLYLGLVPQAAN